In Aegilops tauschii subsp. strangulata cultivar AL8/78 chromosome 3, Aet v6.0, whole genome shotgun sequence, one genomic interval encodes:
- the LOC109784140 gene encoding glutathione S-transferase U8 has protein sequence MGESPVKLISSFGSTFSHRAEVALRLKRVPYELIVEDLRNKSQQLLTHNPIHKKVPVLLHGDRPPICESLVIIEYVDEAFAGRPLLPTDPHARATARFWAHFIDEKCMKSLWAALWMEPSEAQRRSLVEAKGSLALLEEHLGERSFFGGDSIGLVDIAASVLAHWLGVMEKISEVTVVTDEEFPALCHWARRYVSDEDVKTCLPERGELVAMFSGCKEMFRSMAMAPPQQ, from the exons ATGGGTGAGTCGCCGGTGAAGCTCATCAGCTCGTTCGGCAGTACGTTCAGCCACCGCGCGGAGGTGGCCCTGCGGCTGAAGCGGGTGCCGTACGAGCTCATTGTCGAAGACCTTCGCAACAAGAGCCAACAGCTGCTCACTCACAACCCCATCCACAAGAAGGTCCCCGTGCTCCTCCACGGCGACAGGCCACCGATCTGTGAGTCGCTCGTAATTATCGAGTACGTGGATGAGGCCTTCGCCGGGCGGCCACTCCTCCCCACCGACCCGCACGCCCGCGCCACCGCCCGGTTCTGGGCTCACTTCATCGACGAAAAG TGCATGAAGTCGTTGTGGGCGGCGCTATGGATGGAACCTAGCGAGGCACAGAGACGATCCTTGGTAGAGGCAAAGGGGAGCCTCGCGTTGCTAGAGGAGCACCTCGGGGAGAGGAGTTTCTTCGGTGGTGACTCCATCGGGCTCGTGGACATAGCAGCTAGTGTACTGGCACACTGGCTTGGAGTCATGGAGAAGATCTCCGAAGTGACCGTGGTCACGGACGAGGAGTTTCCGGCACTTTGCCATTGGGCTAGACGGTATGTTAGTGATGAGGATGTGAAGACATGCTTGCCGGAGAGGGGTGAGCTCGTTGCCATGTTCTCTGGGTGCAAGGAGATGTTTCGATCAATGGCAATGGCGCCGCCACAGCAGTGA